A single window of Jaculus jaculus isolate mJacJac1 chromosome 14, mJacJac1.mat.Y.cur, whole genome shotgun sequence DNA harbors:
- the Gcnt4 gene encoding beta-1,3-galactosyl-O-glycosyl-glycoprotein beta-1,6-N-acetylglucosaminyltransferase 4, which produces MKILKCCSKYTLQQKVFILFLTLWLLSLLKILNVARLLFPQRGIYLVEYSLSTSPFVRNRYHHIQDEVRYEVNCSGVYEQDPLEIGKSLEIRRHDIIDLEDDDVVAMTSDCGIYQALRGYHQKLVSREEKNFPIAYSLVVHKDAIMVERLIHAIYSQHNVYCIHYDRKSPDTFQVAMNNLAKCFSNIFIASKLETVEYAHISRLQADLNCLSDLLKSSVQWRYVINLCGQDFPLKSNFELVSELKKLNGANMLETVRPPNSKIERFTYHHELRQMPYEYVKLPVKTNVSKEAPPHDIEVFVGSAYFVLSQAFVKYIFNNTLIEDFFAWSKDTYSPDEHFWATLIRIPGVPGEISRSAQDVSDLQSKTRLVKWNYYEGFFYPSCTGSHLRSVCIYGAAELRWLIKDGHWFANKFDSKVDPILIKCLAEKIEEQQREWITLSSEKLFMDKNPTVTAS; this is translated from the coding sequence ATGAAGATATTAAAATGTTGCTCTAAATATACTCTCCAGCAGAAAGTTTTCATCCTGTTCTTAACCCTATGGCTGTTGTCCCTGTTAAAGATTCTAAATGTGGCAAGACTCCTTTTTCCTCAAAGAGGCATCTACTTGGTTGAGTACTCCTTAAGTACTTCACCTTTTGTCCGAAATAGATACCACCACATTCAGGATGAAGTTAGGTATGAAGTTAACTGTTCAGGGGTCTATGAACAAGACCCTTTGGAAATTGGCAAGAGTCTGGAAATAAGAAGACATGACATCATTGACTTGGAGGATGACGATGTTGTGGCAATGACGAGTGACTGTGGCATTTATCAGGCCCTGAGAGGGTACCATCAGAAGCTTGTTTCAAGGGAAGAGAAGAACTTCCCAATAGCCTATTCACTGGTTGTCCACAAAGATGCAATAATGGTTGAAAGGCTCATCCACGCTATATACAGCCAGCACAATGTTTACTGCATCCATTATGACCGCAAGTCCCCTGATACCTTCCAAGTTGCTATGAACAACCTAGCAAAGTGCTTTTCTAATATCTTCATCGCTTCCAAGTTAGAGACTGTGGAATATGCCCACATTTCCAgactccaggctgacttgaactgCTTATCTGACCTTCTCAAATCTTCAGTTCAATGGAGATATGTCATCAACCTGTGTGGGCAGGATTTTCCCCTGAAGTCAAATTTTGAACTGGTGTCAGAGTTAAAGAAGCTCAATGGAGCAAATATGTTAGAGACGGTAAGGCCCCCGAACAGTAAAATAGAGAGATTCACGTATCACCATGAGCTCAGACAGATGCCTTATGAGTATGTCAAGCTGCCAGTCAAGACAAACGTCTCCAAGGAGGCGCCCCCTCATGACATTGAGGTCTTTGTGGGCAGTGCctattttgttctcagtcaagcatttgtgaaatatattttcaacAACACCCTCATTGAGGACTTTTTTGCCTGGTCTAAAGATACGTACTCTCCTGATGAGCACTTCTGGGCCACTTTAATCCGGATACCAGGAGTCCCTGGGGagatttccagatcagcccaggATGTATCTGACCTGCAGAGTAAGACCCGCCTCGTCAAATGGAATTATTATGAAGGCTTCTTCTATCCCAGCTGCACTGGTTCCCACCTCCGAAGTGTGTGCATTTACGGAGCTGCAGAATTAAGGTGGCTTATAAAAGACGGGCActggtttgcaaataaatttgatTCTAAGGTGGACCCCATCTTGATTAAATGCCTGGCTGAAAAGAtcgaagagcaacagagagagtggATCACTTTGTCTTCGGAAAAGTTATTTATGGATAAAAATCCCACCGTCACAGCATCATAG